Proteins encoded within one genomic window of uncultured Draconibacterium sp.:
- a CDS encoding phosphoribosyltransferase, giving the protein MVPLSFKEITERLRLIKFPEIDVVIGIGTGGVPAATMVAYHLDAELLVMTLNYRDEENNPRYNKPKVLEKANWDLEGKHILLVDDVSVSGKTMEAALEQLKGLHVKTCAMKGRADYVLFPEIKDCVKWPWKP; this is encoded by the coding sequence ATGGTTCCATTATCGTTTAAAGAAATAACCGAACGACTGCGACTAATTAAATTCCCAGAAATTGATGTAGTAATTGGCATTGGTACCGGCGGCGTTCCCGCAGCTACAATGGTGGCTTACCATCTTGATGCCGAGCTTTTGGTGATGACACTGAATTACCGCGATGAAGAAAATAACCCGCGCTACAACAAACCCAAGGTGCTGGAAAAAGCCAACTGGGATTTGGAAGGAAAGCATATTTTATTGGTCGATGATGTGTCCGTATCGGGGAAAACCATGGAGGCTGCACTTGAGCAGCTCAAAGGTTTACATGTAAAAACCTGTGCCATGAAAGGAAGAGCCGATTATGTGCTGTTCCCCGAAATTAAGGATTGTGTAAAATGGCCATGGAAACCATAA
- a CDS encoding Pycsar system effector family protein → MKIVEEVREFATRYYEEKVSALLNYHSIEHTRLVAKVSETIAEAEGLSERDKDIVVVAAWFHDIGHAVSLKDHEEEGCKIARQFLSEKGMDEAFIIEVEKCIGATKMGAPKNSLLEEIIGDADHAHAGMDNFMEISNLLRKEMCNFVERKCSKLEYWKQTLDFILGINFHTRYAKNTFEPIRLKNIRKVEKRIKKLSADKTPDLPQHSQKSTARGIETMFRLTARNQINLSSIADNKANIMLTINAVLVSAIMSTSALTLRTSEQNFLIPGIILIIGCLISLVFSILSVIPKYGSGNYSDEDLKKRKLNLLFFGNFFNMPYEQYEKGVKEMMNDYDYLYRTLTKDQYNLGKVLAKKYKLLRYSYRVFMASFVIAVLTFLVLYLSKVL, encoded by the coding sequence ATGAAAATTGTTGAAGAGGTTAGGGAATTTGCTACCAGATATTACGAAGAGAAAGTTTCGGCTTTGTTGAATTACCATTCGATTGAGCATACGCGGTTGGTGGCAAAAGTGTCGGAAACCATTGCCGAAGCAGAAGGTTTGAGCGAAAGAGACAAGGATATTGTGGTGGTGGCAGCCTGGTTTCACGATATTGGTCATGCGGTTTCGTTAAAAGACCACGAAGAGGAAGGTTGTAAAATTGCCCGGCAGTTTCTCTCTGAAAAAGGGATGGATGAGGCCTTTATTATTGAGGTTGAAAAGTGTATTGGGGCAACAAAAATGGGGGCGCCAAAAAATTCATTGCTGGAAGAAATAATTGGTGACGCCGATCATGCGCATGCAGGGATGGATAATTTTATGGAAATCTCGAATTTGCTGCGGAAAGAGATGTGCAATTTTGTTGAACGAAAATGCTCGAAACTGGAATACTGGAAGCAAACGCTCGATTTTATTCTGGGCATTAATTTTCATACCAGGTACGCCAAAAATACCTTTGAACCGATTCGCCTGAAGAATATTAGAAAAGTAGAAAAACGCATAAAAAAATTGTCGGCAGATAAAACTCCCGATTTACCACAACACTCACAGAAAAGTACAGCGCGCGGTATCGAAACCATGTTCCGGCTTACGGCTCGTAACCAGATTAATCTGAGTTCGATAGCCGATAATAAAGCCAATATAATGCTTACCATTAATGCCGTGTTGGTTTCGGCAATAATGAGTACCAGTGCATTAACTTTGCGTACCAGCGAGCAGAATTTTCTGATTCCTGGTATTATTTTAATCATTGGTTGTTTAATATCGTTGGTGTTTTCTATTCTTTCTGTTATTCCAAAATACGGCTCGGGAAATTACAGCGATGAAGACCTGAAAAAACGAAAACTTAATTTGTTATTTTTTGGTAACTTTTTTAATATGCCCTACGAGCAATATGAAAAGGGAGTTAAAGAAATGATGAACGATTACGATTATTTGTACAGAACATTAACTAAAGATCAATACAACCTGGGGAAAGTGCTGGCTAAAAAATATAAGTTGCTGCGGTATTCTTACCGTGTTTTTATGGCAAGTTTTGTGATTGCCGTGCTCACATTTTTAGTCTTGTATCTCTCAAAAGTCCTGTAA
- a CDS encoding glycosyltransferase family 2 protein, whose translation MKTSIIVCTYNEEETIFNVVASCCKHNPDAEVIVVDDGSTDGTENVLKTLATHYHFEYLKLPENHGKSYAMACGVEFASNEIVLFINANLIHLRKDHFIAMLAPIQNQQADMVIGNPASFTINYGADPYETAMGEKAMLRADLLPILKDVKEILFGVEVLFTIYYQALGKRVSYQALTDLERAARKSDSKKVNVLHEGDKEIVHALISNLELMMKRVQNNIQNSQNYTQSTISSVQLQLNKYMKHLRERNNLSSTIR comes from the coding sequence ATGAAGACAAGCATTATTGTTTGTACCTACAACGAAGAGGAAACCATATTTAATGTGGTGGCTTCGTGTTGCAAACACAACCCTGACGCCGAGGTGATTGTTGTTGACGACGGATCGACCGATGGAACTGAAAATGTTCTGAAAACCCTGGCCACTCACTATCACTTCGAGTATTTAAAGCTGCCTGAAAACCATGGAAAGAGTTACGCAATGGCCTGTGGCGTTGAGTTTGCCAGCAACGAAATTGTGCTGTTCATCAACGCCAATTTAATTCATTTGCGAAAAGATCATTTCATTGCTATGTTAGCGCCGATTCAGAATCAGCAAGCTGACATGGTTATAGGCAATCCCGCTAGTTTTACCATTAACTATGGTGCCGATCCGTATGAAACGGCTATGGGAGAAAAAGCCATGTTGAGAGCCGATTTGCTACCCATTTTGAAAGATGTGAAAGAGATACTTTTTGGGGTTGAAGTATTGTTCACCATTTATTATCAGGCATTGGGAAAACGTGTTAGCTACCAAGCACTAACCGATTTGGAGCGGGCAGCACGCAAATCGGACAGCAAAAAAGTTAACGTGCTGCACGAGGGAGATAAAGAAATTGTCCATGCACTGATCTCCAATTTAGAGCTGATGATGAAGCGTGTGCAGAACAACATCCAGAATTCACAGAATTACACCCAATCAACCATTTCAAGTGTTCAGTTGCAGCTGAACAAGTATATGAAGCACCTGAGAGAACGTAATAACCTGAGTTCGACTATAAGATAG
- a CDS encoding adenylate/guanylate cyclase domain-containing protein, with translation MPKLERTYKGSVRRHQFQLLIYTLIYWNVVIRFALFMRMLGARDDYMGDMLSKGMSFLVDEVLWSSVVISLFATLSWFTLNMVYPRLVRSFKMRRLAVGVVFLDIIIFLVISILLGIVHYSVSKELSFAESISHLPRFLFNSTILFFLIVLFVGGYVYQLINTLLQQVGYAPLGKIMMGYYQKPREEELIFMFLDLQSSTAVAEKLGHKKYSYFIQDCFKCVSNSLLATRGRVYQFVGDEVVVSWTTKRESSYKSAVDFYYLYEKALSKRREYFQKEYGMMPVFTASLNVGKVMAAEVGEIKRELAFHGDVLNTAARIQKQCKRYKKKILVTSKFAVKLIKSTKEYKIEYVDLIKFFGKKNSIKIYEVHQSGN, from the coding sequence ATGCCAAAACTTGAAAGAACATATAAAGGCTCGGTACGAAGACATCAATTTCAACTGTTGATTTATACTTTGATTTATTGGAATGTTGTAATTCGCTTTGCCCTGTTTATGCGCATGCTTGGAGCCCGCGACGACTACATGGGCGATATGTTGTCGAAAGGCATGAGCTTTTTGGTTGATGAGGTTTTGTGGTCGTCGGTGGTGATTTCGCTTTTTGCTACTTTAAGTTGGTTTACGCTTAATATGGTTTATCCTCGTTTGGTAAGAAGTTTTAAAATGAGAAGGTTGGCCGTGGGAGTCGTTTTTCTCGACATCATCATTTTCCTGGTAATAAGCATCCTTTTGGGGATTGTGCATTACAGCGTATCAAAAGAGCTGAGTTTTGCCGAATCGATATCGCATTTGCCACGGTTTTTATTCAACTCGACCATCCTTTTTTTTCTCATCGTATTGTTTGTTGGTGGCTATGTTTATCAATTAATCAACACGCTTTTGCAGCAGGTTGGTTATGCACCTCTTGGAAAAATAATGATGGGATACTACCAAAAACCACGAGAAGAGGAGTTGATTTTTATGTTTCTTGATTTACAGTCGTCGACTGCCGTAGCCGAAAAACTGGGGCACAAAAAGTACAGCTATTTTATTCAGGATTGTTTTAAATGTGTTTCCAACTCGTTGCTGGCTACCCGAGGCCGTGTTTATCAGTTTGTTGGCGACGAGGTGGTGGTGTCGTGGACTACCAAACGGGAATCGTCGTATAAAAGTGCGGTTGATTTTTATTACCTGTACGAAAAAGCCTTGAGTAAACGCCGCGAGTACTTTCAGAAGGAATACGGGATGATGCCTGTTTTTACCGCATCGTTAAACGTAGGGAAAGTAATGGCTGCCGAAGTTGGCGAAATCAAACGTGAGCTGGCTTTTCACGGCGATGTGTTAAACACTGCAGCGCGTATTCAGAAACAGTGTAAACGCTACAAAAAGAAGATTCTGGTAACCAGCAAATTTGCGGTGAAACTGATAAAAAGCACCAAAGAATATAAAATTGAATACGTTGACCTGATCAAGTTTTTTGGCAAGAAAAACTCCATCAAAATCTACGAAGTTCATCAGTCTGGAAACTAA
- a CDS encoding DUF6565 domain-containing protein, with protein sequence MKYLKYLIVCCLVWMLACSAPTSKEDYLDRFERFVERVDNNHNKYTRKDWEWADEKFEKYNSEWYLEYSDDFSVDDQIKIKGLIIKYHTLKNKESVGDLLRDLFKDDVNKIGDKVQKYIDEDLDEDLDKIIDGTIEIGDSAVKVMEEIVRELDESF encoded by the coding sequence ATGAAGTATTTAAAATATTTGATTGTGTGCTGTTTGGTGTGGATGCTTGCATGTTCAGCTCCAACATCGAAGGAAGATTACCTCGATCGGTTCGAACGTTTTGTTGAGCGGGTAGATAATAACCATAACAAGTACACACGAAAAGACTGGGAGTGGGCCGATGAGAAATTTGAAAAGTACAACTCGGAATGGTACCTCGAATATAGCGACGATTTTTCGGTTGATGATCAGATAAAAATTAAAGGGCTGATCATTAAATATCATACCTTAAAAAACAAAGAAAGTGTTGGAGATTTACTGCGAGATCTTTTTAAGGACGACGTAAATAAAATTGGCGATAAGGTTCAGAAATACATTGATGAGGACCTGGACGAGGATCTGGATAAAATTATTGATGGTACTATTGAAATTGGTGATTCTGCTGTGAAAGTAATGGAAGAAATTGTACGCGAGCTTGATGAGTCTTTTTAA
- a CDS encoding DUF6268 family outer membrane beta-barrel protein yields the protein MKYFLGLILIFISMAGFAQDTISREDWTPYFENNLPTRFLYLKMEGPFQYNISSTSEIPQIGDGSAEITGNRTVTARLKFPILNKQRVKLTGGFRYVNEQFYFEDIKPGDYPMYVGLHDRNLRRLGVDMKGLFHLRDNHSIVMQTSWSLAGDFHIHDDKYFSFGDLLKSSLAIGYATRKDLNTYYAFGAYFGYTFGDPAIYPVFNYSKRFANGIGLDLLLPQGFKAWKQINKRFYLICDAEISGTSYTVRVDDTILNETESIQLRQSTFDATVGIITQINKWVGFEAKFGYSNNINFNVTESNFKPGSTLPRPDTNYLIKSTVSGAPYASMALFLSIPRDLMDRCIE from the coding sequence GTGAAATATTTTTTAGGACTTATACTCATTTTTATTTCGATGGCAGGATTTGCGCAAGACACTATTTCGCGCGAAGACTGGACGCCCTATTTTGAAAATAATTTGCCTACGCGTTTTTTGTATCTAAAAATGGAAGGCCCTTTTCAGTACAATATTTCATCAACATCAGAAATACCACAAATTGGCGACGGATCAGCGGAAATTACAGGAAACAGAACGGTTACAGCACGTTTAAAATTTCCGATTCTGAATAAACAAAGAGTAAAACTAACCGGTGGATTTCGCTATGTAAACGAGCAATTCTATTTTGAAGATATAAAACCCGGCGACTACCCCATGTACGTTGGATTACACGACCGCAACCTGCGACGTTTGGGAGTTGATATGAAAGGATTGTTTCATTTGCGCGACAATCATTCAATTGTTATGCAAACCAGCTGGAGCCTGGCAGGCGATTTTCATATTCACGACGATAAATATTTTTCATTTGGCGACTTGCTAAAATCGTCTTTGGCAATTGGTTATGCAACCCGAAAAGACCTGAACACTTATTATGCTTTTGGCGCCTATTTTGGGTATACTTTTGGCGACCCGGCAATTTACCCGGTTTTTAACTACTCCAAACGTTTCGCAAACGGAATTGGATTGGATTTACTATTGCCGCAAGGATTTAAAGCCTGGAAACAGATCAACAAAAGATTCTATCTGATTTGCGATGCTGAGATATCCGGAACCAGTTACACCGTGCGTGTTGACGACACCATTTTAAATGAAACCGAAAGTATTCAATTAAGACAATCCACCTTTGATGCTACGGTTGGAATTATTACACAAATAAATAAATGGGTTGGATTTGAAGCCAAATTTGGCTACTCGAACAATATCAATTTCAACGTTACAGAATCGAACTTTAAACCGGGAAGCACTTTACCCCGACCAGACACCAACTACCTGATTAAATCAACAGTTTCCGGCGCTCCTTATGCAAGTATGGCTTTGTTCCTGTCGATTCCCAGAGATTTAATGGATCGTTGTATTGAATAA
- a CDS encoding BamA/TamA family outer membrane protein encodes MKKDLIKISIVFFAVIASCYSPVFAQDNISYSVFLAGNTAPDKDAKSNDFITEITNIPQPHAFVYLGNYSNYIIDDDEMEFSFYPQIENENTPLLFANGINEWHNGKKQTKRVRKAVRKYFPDNEVFTNDWGCPGPTEVELNDQLTVILIDTYWWLTALDTRYAKCGMEEDEDVFIWLQDALRRNKNKTVIVAGFHPIESAGPHGGRFSTASSILGFPYAIYKNTLGGKNDLVHPDYRNLRQQMHAVFHEFPNVIYASALENSLQYIKTDNIHQIISGSLVKQSYVNTKKADFASSSAGISRVDIHENGDVTLNFFTVENGTQTPVFSRLLYSLTTETKEDITAKRQELFKDSTHTTYASLQYQATKSYEKWMGTNYRQVWETPVEARVFDISKEKGGLTVLKRGGGQQTKSLRMETDEGHQYVLRSLEKFAEGALPNEMKPTFAKDIVQDQISASNPYSAMPAAVLAEHAGVFHTNPEVVYVPQDPLLKQYKEDMQSGLFLFEERPANDRSDLKSFGYSEDIVGTDDVLEKIIESEDHQVDQQAVLRARLLDIFINDWDRHDDQWRWASFEEGSKTIYQPIPRDRDQTFFVNQGILPGIASLPFILPKLQNFQPRTKNVVGLGFNARYFDRTFLNQMEWEDWQKANTELMNRMTPEAINQAMATFPKEVQPMVADSTAKILLERKKYMEEMAHELYLYLAKRINIPGTDRKDLFEIERKNDNETEITVHHIKKNDSKGKLIYQRTIKTDETREVVCYGLDDEDRFEISGEVKKGPIIRIVGGQDKDVVVNNSKVSGIKTKTLVYDLLKSTEIEGSGKTSAKLTNNKIIHEYDRKYFKRDVGMPLASGGYNSDDGIYLGYGRSWYKQRFRRDTKTSLLGEYSFENSSFNINAQHESLSTNNGLDAIFGVDASTENYTTNFFGFGNNSSYTNSGYDNDYYKVKQRRMIAHLAIQKRFGESVWARYDEDEENKDHPINEHKVGLSLEYKVNDTKEEENKFITDFDENGLSPENLAQIHYTVLGGYYGYQNLNKDFRPTRGFVVDASVNHYLNLQGEEPDFTKISGSAATLLSFTKYPRTVFAFRVGGEKIFGDYFFHDAAILDGKTNLRGYRKTRFYGDASAYFNSELRFKVIDFKNYLLTGELGVLLFDDIGRVWMDGEESSKWHNGYGGGIWLSPFKMAIVTATLNKSHEETLVQFNFSFLF; translated from the coding sequence ATGAAAAAGGACCTGATTAAAATTAGCATCGTTTTTTTTGCAGTTATTGCAAGCTGCTATTCCCCTGTATTTGCGCAAGACAATATAAGTTACAGTGTATTTTTGGCCGGAAATACAGCTCCCGATAAAGATGCAAAATCCAATGATTTTATTACAGAAATAACAAACATCCCGCAACCACATGCTTTTGTTTACCTTGGGAATTATTCCAATTATATTATCGACGATGATGAAATGGAATTCAGTTTTTACCCACAAATAGAAAATGAAAATACGCCATTACTTTTTGCCAACGGAATTAACGAATGGCACAACGGAAAAAAACAAACAAAAAGGGTACGCAAAGCCGTTCGCAAATATTTCCCGGATAACGAAGTTTTCACCAACGACTGGGGCTGCCCCGGCCCAACTGAAGTTGAGCTAAACGATCAGCTAACAGTAATCCTCATTGATACTTACTGGTGGCTAACCGCACTCGACACCCGCTACGCGAAATGCGGAATGGAAGAAGATGAAGATGTTTTTATCTGGCTGCAGGATGCGCTGCGCAGAAACAAAAATAAAACCGTTATTGTTGCCGGATTTCACCCGATAGAATCAGCTGGTCCACACGGAGGTCGTTTTTCAACCGCCTCAAGTATTCTCGGATTTCCGTATGCCATATACAAAAATACGCTGGGCGGAAAAAATGATCTGGTTCACCCCGATTACAGAAACCTGCGGCAGCAAATGCATGCTGTTTTTCACGAATTCCCGAATGTAATTTATGCCTCGGCACTCGAAAACAGCCTGCAGTATATTAAAACCGACAATATACACCAGATTATCAGCGGTTCGTTGGTTAAACAATCGTACGTCAACACTAAAAAGGCAGATTTTGCAAGCAGCAGCGCCGGCATCTCACGAGTTGATATTCATGAGAACGGTGATGTTACGCTCAACTTTTTTACGGTTGAGAATGGTACGCAAACACCGGTTTTTAGCCGCTTGTTGTACTCCTTAACAACAGAAACAAAGGAAGACATCACCGCAAAACGACAGGAACTTTTTAAAGACTCAACACACACTACCTATGCAAGTCTTCAATATCAGGCTACAAAAAGTTACGAAAAATGGATGGGCACCAATTACCGCCAGGTTTGGGAAACGCCGGTTGAAGCCCGCGTTTTTGATATCAGCAAAGAAAAGGGCGGACTCACCGTATTAAAACGGGGAGGTGGACAGCAAACCAAATCACTACGGATGGAAACCGACGAAGGCCATCAATACGTGCTGCGCTCGCTGGAAAAATTTGCAGAGGGTGCACTTCCCAACGAAATGAAGCCAACCTTTGCCAAAGATATTGTTCAGGATCAGATATCAGCATCGAATCCCTACTCGGCAATGCCGGCAGCAGTTTTAGCTGAACATGCAGGCGTTTTTCACACCAATCCCGAGGTGGTTTATGTGCCGCAAGATCCACTTCTAAAACAATACAAAGAAGACATGCAAAGTGGCTTGTTTTTGTTTGAAGAACGACCGGCAAACGATAGAAGCGACCTGAAAAGTTTTGGCTATTCGGAAGACATTGTTGGCACTGATGATGTGCTTGAAAAAATCATTGAGAGTGAAGACCATCAGGTAGATCAACAAGCCGTTTTGCGTGCCCGACTACTCGACATTTTCATTAACGACTGGGACCGCCACGACGACCAGTGGCGTTGGGCCTCGTTCGAAGAAGGCAGTAAAACCATCTATCAACCGATTCCGCGCGACCGCGATCAAACCTTTTTTGTTAACCAGGGAATTTTACCCGGAATTGCCTCGCTGCCATTTATTTTGCCAAAGCTTCAGAATTTTCAACCGCGCACAAAAAATGTAGTGGGGCTGGGATTTAACGCGCGCTATTTTGACCGTACTTTCCTGAACCAAATGGAATGGGAAGACTGGCAAAAAGCGAATACTGAGTTGATGAACCGAATGACGCCCGAAGCGATAAACCAAGCTATGGCCACTTTCCCAAAAGAAGTGCAGCCAATGGTTGCCGACTCTACGGCAAAAATTCTACTCGAACGAAAAAAATACATGGAAGAAATGGCCCACGAGCTTTACCTCTACCTGGCCAAGCGAATAAATATTCCGGGCACTGATCGTAAAGATCTATTCGAAATCGAGCGAAAAAACGACAATGAAACAGAAATCACCGTTCATCACATAAAAAAGAACGACAGCAAAGGGAAACTTATTTATCAGCGGACCATTAAAACCGACGAAACTCGCGAGGTAGTTTGCTACGGACTAGACGACGAAGACCGTTTTGAGATCAGTGGCGAAGTAAAGAAAGGGCCTATCATCAGAATTGTTGGAGGACAAGATAAAGATGTGGTGGTGAACAACTCGAAAGTTAGCGGCATTAAAACAAAAACACTGGTTTACGATCTTCTAAAAAGTACAGAAATTGAAGGAAGCGGAAAAACAAGTGCCAAACTCACCAACAATAAAATTATTCACGAATACGACCGGAAATATTTTAAACGCGATGTGGGCATGCCACTTGCCAGTGGCGGTTATAATTCCGACGACGGCATTTATCTGGGTTATGGCCGCTCGTGGTACAAGCAGCGTTTCCGGCGCGACACAAAAACATCGTTATTAGGTGAGTATTCTTTCGAAAATTCATCATTCAATATCAATGCACAACATGAGTCATTGTCGACAAACAATGGTTTAGATGCCATTTTTGGTGTAGATGCGAGCACCGAAAATTATACCACCAACTTTTTTGGTTTCGGAAATAATTCATCTTACACAAACAGTGGCTACGACAATGATTATTATAAAGTAAAACAACGGAGAATGATTGCTCATCTGGCGATTCAAAAACGCTTTGGAGAATCGGTTTGGGCACGTTACGACGAAGATGAAGAAAATAAAGACCACCCAATAAATGAGCATAAAGTAGGACTAAGTTTAGAATACAAAGTAAACGACACGAAAGAAGAAGAGAATAAATTTATTACAGATTTTGACGAAAACGGCCTTTCTCCGGAAAACTTAGCCCAGATACATTATACAGTTTTAGGCGGGTATTACGGTTATCAGAACCTGAACAAAGATTTCAGGCCAACGCGTGGTTTTGTGGTGGATGCTTCGGTAAATCACTATTTGAATTTACAGGGTGAAGAACCCGATTTTACCAAGATTAGCGGTTCCGCTGCCACTTTATTGAGTTTCACCAAATATCCGCGTACTGTTTTTGCATTCCGGGTGGGTGGCGAAAAAATATTTGGCGATTACTTTTTTCACGATGCGGCAATTTTAGATGGAAAAACAAATCTTCGCGGTTACAGAAAAACCCGCTTTTACGGCGATGCAAGCGCTTATTTTAATTCTGAACTGCGTTTTAAAGTCATCGATTTTAAAAACTACCTGCTCACCGGCGAACTGGGCGTACTTTTGTTCGACGATATTGGCCGCGTTTGGATGGACGGCGAAGAATCATCGAAATGGCACAACGGTTATGGCGGCGGAATTTGGCTGTCGCCGTTTAAAATGGCTATCGTAACTGCCACCCTAAACAAAAGCCATGAAGAAACGTTAGTTCAATTTAACTTTAGCTTTTTGTTTTGA
- a CDS encoding efflux RND transporter periplasmic adaptor subunit, whose translation MKFKNFVFVLAVALVAFTACQSSTGEETVAETVKNVKVETVSDGVTQNSFTLNGKIKEKSLTSLSFRVGGPLLKLNVKQGDYVKRGDVIAEIDKRDYKLQVETTKAQFEQAEGEYKRYKQLIEQNKIPENTYEKIKSGYLMTKTAYENAQNQLRDTELKAPFSGYIYEKFVENFQTVGAGTPIVSIIDNSHLEAVVSVSESQLQRVKSDKESYLNVANAGINNLPVKLLSISEKTMQDGLYEVKFSFENKNELEVAPGMTAEVTVYCNAEENQLSVAASALFHEKTSTYVWVYNPSNSKVEKRKVEIALDGPQGRVNIASGVKNGEQIVTAGVHYLVEGQKVQPIKTPSVTNIGGLL comes from the coding sequence ATGAAATTCAAAAACTTTGTGTTCGTACTGGCAGTTGCTCTGGTTGCTTTTACTGCTTGCCAAAGCAGCACCGGAGAAGAGACTGTGGCCGAGACGGTTAAAAATGTAAAGGTTGAAACAGTTAGCGATGGGGTAACTCAGAACTCGTTTACATTAAACGGAAAGATAAAGGAGAAAAGCCTTACCTCGCTTTCTTTTCGTGTTGGTGGCCCCTTGTTAAAACTGAATGTAAAACAAGGCGACTATGTAAAACGAGGTGATGTTATTGCCGAAATCGATAAACGCGATTACAAACTTCAGGTGGAAACCACTAAAGCTCAGTTTGAGCAAGCCGAAGGTGAGTATAAGCGTTATAAACAATTGATTGAGCAAAACAAGATTCCGGAAAATACTTATGAAAAAATTAAGTCGGGATACCTGATGACAAAAACGGCTTACGAAAACGCACAAAACCAATTGCGTGACACCGAGCTGAAAGCACCTTTTTCAGGATATATTTATGAGAAATTTGTAGAGAATTTTCAAACGGTTGGAGCAGGAACACCGATCGTTTCAATTATCGACAATTCGCATCTTGAAGCGGTTGTTTCGGTTTCCGAAAGTCAGCTTCAGCGCGTAAAAAGCGATAAAGAAAGTTATTTGAATGTAGCCAATGCAGGCATTAATAATTTGCCGGTAAAACTACTCAGTATTAGCGAAAAAACAATGCAGGATGGTTTGTACGAAGTGAAATTTTCGTTCGAAAATAAAAATGAATTGGAAGTAGCCCCCGGAATGACAGCCGAAGTTACTGTTTATTGTAATGCCGAGGAAAATCAGTTGTCGGTGGCTGCGTCGGCATTATTCCACGAAAAAACAAGCACTTATGTTTGGGTATATAATCCTTCAAACAGTAAAGTTGAAAAACGCAAAGTTGAAATTGCACTTGACGGACCACAGGGACGTGTAAATATTGCGTCGGGCGTGAAGAATGGAGAGCAGATAGTTACTGCCGGAGTACATTACCTGGTAGAAGGCCAGAAAGTACAGCCAATTAAGACGCCATCGGTAACTAACATTGGAGGATTGTTGTAA
- a CDS encoding phosphoglycerate mutase family protein, which yields MKILTQLIFILGIILCVQQSAAQEVILIRHASVKLERHGWMSAKKASKMRDAYDTAPISQFDPDTVLSKVPKRLTDTVYVSGLSRSIATGLKLFGDSAIIVSLQELNEFEMHMVWLPLYLPLKAWTSISRTTWLMGLEKPETESFQEARERVDDVCSFIERKAEQNKQVILVTHGFINRNIAKELEKRGWQVIQNNGKKNLGATVLRK from the coding sequence TTGAAGATACTTACCCAACTCATATTCATTCTCGGAATCATTTTATGCGTGCAACAATCGGCGGCACAAGAGGTGATATTGATTCGACATGCCTCAGTAAAATTGGAGCGACATGGCTGGATGAGTGCAAAAAAAGCTTCGAAAATGCGTGATGCGTACGACACTGCGCCAATCAGTCAATTCGATCCAGATACGGTATTAAGCAAAGTTCCGAAACGTTTAACCGACACGGTTTATGTTAGTGGTTTGTCGCGGTCAATTGCAACAGGGCTAAAACTTTTTGGCGATTCGGCAATTATCGTATCATTGCAAGAACTCAACGAATTTGAAATGCACATGGTTTGGCTGCCCTTGTATTTGCCTCTTAAAGCCTGGACTTCCATATCGAGAACAACCTGGTTAATGGGGCTCGAAAAACCGGAAACAGAATCATTTCAGGAAGCTCGTGAGCGCGTTGACGATGTTTGTTCATTTATTGAACGAAAAGCAGAGCAAAACAAACAGGTTATTTTGGTAACACATGGTTTTATAAATCGAAACATTGCTAAAGAGCTGGAAAAGCGCGGCTGGCAGGTGATCCAAAATAATGGCAAAAAAAACCTGGGCGCCACCGTTTTAAGAAAATAA